The Theropithecus gelada isolate Dixy chromosome 11, Tgel_1.0, whole genome shotgun sequence genome includes a region encoding these proteins:
- the SMUG1 gene encoding single-strand selective monofunctional uracil DNA glycosylase isoform X3 — MPQAFLLGSIHEPAGALMEPQPCPGSLAESFLEEELRLSAELSQLQFSESVGVIYNPLEYAWEPHRNYVTRYCQGPKEVLFLGMNPGPFGMAQTGVPFGEVSMVRDWLGIGGPVLTPPQEHPKRPVLGLECPQSEGPRQSMGHEIKSELLVGGCSWIRGKIQCGRVKVRRPGFSSQL; from the exons ATGCCCCAGGCTTTCCTGCTGGGGTCCATCCATGAGCCTGCAGGTGCCCTGATggagccccagccctgccctggaaGCTTGGCTgagagcttcctggaggaggagcttCGGCTCAGTGCTGAGCTGAGCCAGCTGCAGTTTTCGGAGTCTGTGGGCGTCATCTACAATCCCTTGGAGTATGCATGGGAGCCACATCGCAACTACGTGACTCGCTACTGCCAGGGCCCCAAGGAAGTGCTCTTCCTGGGCATGAACCCTGGACCTTTTGGCATGGCCCAGACTGGG GTGCCCTTTGGGGAAGTAAGCATGGTCCGGGACTGGTTGGGCATTGGGGGGCCTGTGCTGACCCCTCCCCAAGAGCATCCTAAACGACCAGTGCTGGGACTGGAGTGTCCACAGTCAGAA GGACCAAGACAAAGCATGGGACATGAAATTAAGAGTGAACTTCTTGTGGGAGGCTGCAGCTGGATCAGAGGAAAAATCCAGTGTGGCAGAGTGAAAGTCAGAAGACCTGGCTTTTCATCCCAGCTTTGA
- the SMUG1 gene encoding single-strand selective monofunctional uracil DNA glycosylase isoform X4 codes for MVRDWLGIGGPVLTPPQEHPKRPVLGLECPQSEVSGARFWGFFRNLCGQPEVFFHHCFVHNLCPLLFLAPSGRNLTPAELPAKQREQLLRICDAALCRQVQLLGVRLVVGVGRLAEQRARRALAGLMPEVQVEGLLHPSPRNPQANKGWEAVAKERLNELGLLPLLLN; via the coding sequence ATGGTCCGGGACTGGTTGGGCATTGGGGGGCCTGTGCTGACCCCTCCCCAAGAGCATCCTAAACGACCAGTGCTGGGACTGGAGTGTCCACAGTCAGAAGTGAGTGGTGCCCGATTCTGGGGCTTTTTCCGGAACCTCTGTGGACAGCCTGAGGTCTTCTTCCATCACTGTTTTGTCCACAATCTATGCCCTCTGCTTTTCCTGGCTCCCAGCGGGCGCAACCTCACCCCTGCTGAGCTGCCTGCCAAGCAGCGAGAACAGCTTCTTCGGATCTGTGATGCAGCCCTCTGCCGGCAGGTGCAGCTGCTGGGGGTGCGGCTGGTGGTGGGAGTTGGGCGACTGGCAGAGCAGCGGGCACGACGGGCTCTGGCAGGCCTGATGCCAGAGGTCCAGGTGGAAGGGCTCCTGCATCCCTCTCCCCGTAACCCACAGGCCAACAAGGGCTGGGAGGCAGTGGCCAAGGAAAGATTGAATGAGCTGGGGCTGCTGCCACTGCTGTTGAATTGA
- the SMUG1 gene encoding single-strand selective monofunctional uracil DNA glycosylase isoform X2, producing the protein MPQAFLLGSIHEPAGALMEPQPCPGSLAESFLEEELRLSAELSQLQFSESVGVIYNPLEYAWEPHRNYVTRYCQGPKEVLFLGMNPGPFGMAQTGVPFGEVSMVRDWLGIGGPVLTPPQEHPKRPVLGLECPQSEVSGARFWGFFRNLCGQPEVFFHHCFVHNLCPLLFLAPSGRNLTPAELPAKQREQLLRICDAALCRQGPRQSMGHEIKSELLVGGCSWIRGKIQCGRVKVRRPGFSSQL; encoded by the exons ATGCCCCAGGCTTTCCTGCTGGGGTCCATCCATGAGCCTGCAGGTGCCCTGATggagccccagccctgccctggaaGCTTGGCTgagagcttcctggaggaggagcttCGGCTCAGTGCTGAGCTGAGCCAGCTGCAGTTTTCGGAGTCTGTGGGCGTCATCTACAATCCCTTGGAGTATGCATGGGAGCCACATCGCAACTACGTGACTCGCTACTGCCAGGGCCCCAAGGAAGTGCTCTTCCTGGGCATGAACCCTGGACCTTTTGGCATGGCCCAGACTGGG GTGCCCTTTGGGGAAGTAAGCATGGTCCGGGACTGGTTGGGCATTGGGGGGCCTGTGCTGACCCCTCCCCAAGAGCATCCTAAACGACCAGTGCTGGGACTGGAGTGTCCACAGTCAGAAGTGAGTGGTGCCCGATTCTGGGGCTTTTTCCGGAACCTCTGTGGACAGCCTGAGGTCTTCTTCCATCACTGTTTTGTCCACAATCTATGCCCTCTGCTTTTCCTGGCTCCCAGCGGGCGCAACCTCACCCCTGCTGAGCTGCCTGCCAAGCAGCGAGAACAGCTTCTTCGGATCTGTGATGCAGCCCTCTGCCGGCAG GGACCAAGACAAAGCATGGGACATGAAATTAAGAGTGAACTTCTTGTGGGAGGCTGCAGCTGGATCAGAGGAAAAATCCAGTGTGGCAGAGTGAAAGTCAGAAGACCTGGCTTTTCATCCCAGCTTTGA
- the SMUG1 gene encoding single-strand selective monofunctional uracil DNA glycosylase isoform X5: MPQAFLLGSIHEPAGALMEPQPCPGSLAESFLEEELRLSAELSQLQFSESVGVIYNPLEYAWEPHRNYVTRYCQGPKEVLFLGMNPGPFGMAQTGVPFGEVSMVRDWLGIGGPVLTPPQEHPKRPVLGLECPQSEANKGWEAVAKERLNELGLLPLLLN, from the exons ATGCCCCAGGCTTTCCTGCTGGGGTCCATCCATGAGCCTGCAGGTGCCCTGATggagccccagccctgccctggaaGCTTGGCTgagagcttcctggaggaggagcttCGGCTCAGTGCTGAGCTGAGCCAGCTGCAGTTTTCGGAGTCTGTGGGCGTCATCTACAATCCCTTGGAGTATGCATGGGAGCCACATCGCAACTACGTGACTCGCTACTGCCAGGGCCCCAAGGAAGTGCTCTTCCTGGGCATGAACCCTGGACCTTTTGGCATGGCCCAGACTGGG GTGCCCTTTGGGGAAGTAAGCATGGTCCGGGACTGGTTGGGCATTGGGGGGCCTGTGCTGACCCCTCCCCAAGAGCATCCTAAACGACCAGTGCTGGGACTGGAGTGTCCACAGTCAGAA GCCAACAAGGGCTGGGAGGCAGTGGCCAAGGAAAGATTGAATGAGCTGGGGCTGCTGCCACTGCTGTTGAATTGA
- the SMUG1 gene encoding single-strand selective monofunctional uracil DNA glycosylase isoform X1 has protein sequence MPQAFLLGSIHEPAGALMEPQPCPGSLAESFLEEELRLSAELSQLQFSESVGVIYNPLEYAWEPHRNYVTRYCQGPKEVLFLGMNPGPFGMAQTGVPFGEVSMVRDWLGIGGPVLTPPQEHPKRPVLGLECPQSEVSGARFWGFFRNLCGQPEVFFHHCFVHNLCPLLFLAPSGRNLTPAELPAKQREQLLRICDAALCRQVQLLGVRLVVGVGRLAEQRARRALAGLMPEVQVEGLLHPSPRNPQANKGWEAVAKERLNELGLLPLLLN, from the exons ATGCCCCAGGCTTTCCTGCTGGGGTCCATCCATGAGCCTGCAGGTGCCCTGATggagccccagccctgccctggaaGCTTGGCTgagagcttcctggaggaggagcttCGGCTCAGTGCTGAGCTGAGCCAGCTGCAGTTTTCGGAGTCTGTGGGCGTCATCTACAATCCCTTGGAGTATGCATGGGAGCCACATCGCAACTACGTGACTCGCTACTGCCAGGGCCCCAAGGAAGTGCTCTTCCTGGGCATGAACCCTGGACCTTTTGGCATGGCCCAGACTGGG GTGCCCTTTGGGGAAGTAAGCATGGTCCGGGACTGGTTGGGCATTGGGGGGCCTGTGCTGACCCCTCCCCAAGAGCATCCTAAACGACCAGTGCTGGGACTGGAGTGTCCACAGTCAGAAGTGAGTGGTGCCCGATTCTGGGGCTTTTTCCGGAACCTCTGTGGACAGCCTGAGGTCTTCTTCCATCACTGTTTTGTCCACAATCTATGCCCTCTGCTTTTCCTGGCTCCCAGCGGGCGCAACCTCACCCCTGCTGAGCTGCCTGCCAAGCAGCGAGAACAGCTTCTTCGGATCTGTGATGCAGCCCTCTGCCGGCAGGTGCAGCTGCTGGGGGTGCGGCTGGTGGTGGGAGTTGGGCGACTGGCAGAGCAGCGGGCACGACGGGCTCTGGCAGGCCTGATGCCAGAGGTCCAGGTGGAAGGGCTCCTGCATCCCTCTCCCCGTAACCCACAGGCCAACAAGGGCTGGGAGGCAGTGGCCAAGGAAAGATTGAATGAGCTGGGGCTGCTGCCACTGCTGTTGAATTGA